From candidate division KSB1 bacterium:
GCTTCACCACTTGCCTGGGCAGTACCTCTTCCTCTAACGTGCGTTCGCTTAGGCGCAGCGCATGATGAACATAGGCGAAGGCCAATTCCACGTCGCGGCGCGCCTGGAGTACCTCTTCTTCGCTGTAGGATGTGCCCTCATAGGGTTGTCGCTGCCACGGCTGCCGCCAGAGCAGAATCAGCATTGCCACTGCCACAGTCGCCCCCACCATGGCCAGACGCCAGCCGAAACGCGGTCTGACCGCCGCGTGCCACCTGCGCACGACCTGCGGAGTGCATCGTGCCTGCACCCGCGCAATCACCTCCTCAGGACAGGAGAGCACGGGAAGGGTACGCAACTTGGCGTGGAGCTGGCGGTGCCCATCCAACTCCGCACGACAGCGGGGACAGGTGCGCACATGAGCTTCCACCTGGCGGCGCTCCCTTCGCGAAAGTTCACCATCCAGATAGGCATCCAACAAGGCCCCCGGATGTGCACGATCGTGCTTCTTTCCCATCAATCCACCTCTTCGAGCAGATGCCCAAGCGCAGCGCGCAACAGTTTGCGTCCTCGATGAATGTACACCTTTACCGAGTTGAGCGGTAGATCCAATGCGGAGCTTATCTCCTCGTAGGTCATGTCCTGAAGCTCGCGCATGATTATGACGCTCCGCAAGCGCACGGGCAGACGTTGAATCGCCTGAAGCAGATGACGCCGCAGCTCGCTTTCCTCAGCATTCACCTGAGGGTCGTCCTCGGCCACGAGCGGCAATCCCTTTTCGCACCCGTCGCTCGCTTCCGGCGTCCGTACCACCTGC
This genomic window contains:
- a CDS encoding RNA polymerase sigma factor translates to MRHAHFTTAVLAHKDRIYSQAYYFLGNRPDAEDVTQEVLLRAWQNLDAIRKPTVKAWLMRVTHNLCIDTLRRHKAQQVVRTPEASDGCEKGLPLVAEDDPQVNAEESELRRHLLQAIQRLPVRLRSVIIMRELQDMTYEEISSALDLPLNSVKVYIHRGRKLLRAALGHLLEEVD
- a CDS encoding zf-HC2 domain-containing protein yields the protein MGKKHDRAHPGALLDAYLDGELSRRERRQVEAHVRTCPRCRAELDGHRQLHAKLRTLPVLSCPEEVIARVQARCTPQVVRRWHAAVRPRFGWRLAMVGATVAVAMLILLWRQPWQRQPYEGTSYSEEEVLQARRDVELAFAYVHHALRLSERTLEEEVLPRQVVKPLKRGVAAAFGALTQEGI